One Polaribacter sp. SA4-12 genomic window carries:
- a CDS encoding magnesium chelatase: MNIKTIGELKKSGYQSKSIKDELRENLISKMMSKETVFKGIHGYENTVIPELERAILSKHNINLLGLRGQAKTRLARLMVNLLDEYIPVVEGSEINDDPLNPISRFAIEMIKEKGDETPIFWLHRSERFAEKLATPDVTVADIIGDVDPIKAANLKLSYADDRVIHYGMIPRANRCIFVINELPDLQARIQVALFNILQEGDIQIRGFKLRLPLDMQFVFTANPEDYTNRGSIVTPLKDRIGSQILTHYPEDIETAKTITQQEANKASSQKDFIQIPELAKDLLEQIVFEARESEYIDAKSGVSARLSITAFENLLSTAERRALLSGEGKTMIRLSDFDGIIPAITGKVELVYEGEQEGAQVVAENLIKNAIKTLFPTYFPEIKKLERQEAETPYDAIISWFFNTDEDFELLDDYTEEKYKAELDKVKPLTDFVKQYQPNINESDVYFMKEFVLWALVEFKKLSKYRFAEGTQFKDPYGNFISGL, translated from the coding sequence ATGAATATAAAAACAATAGGAGAATTAAAAAAATCAGGATATCAATCGAAATCTATTAAAGACGAGTTACGAGAAAATTTAATCAGTAAAATGATGAGTAAAGAAACTGTTTTTAAAGGAATTCATGGTTATGAAAACACAGTAATACCTGAGTTAGAAAGAGCCATTTTAAGTAAACATAATATCAATTTATTAGGATTAAGAGGGCAAGCAAAAACACGTTTAGCAAGATTAATGGTGAATTTGTTAGACGAATATATACCAGTTGTAGAAGGTTCTGAAATTAATGATGATCCATTAAATCCGATTTCAAGATTTGCAATTGAAATGATTAAAGAAAAAGGTGATGAGACTCCGATTTTCTGGTTGCATAGAAGTGAACGTTTTGCAGAGAAATTAGCAACACCAGATGTTACTGTTGCAGATATTATAGGAGATGTAGATCCCATAAAAGCGGCAAACTTAAAATTATCTTATGCTGATGATAGAGTAATTCATTATGGAATGATTCCAAGAGCAAACAGATGTATTTTTGTAATCAATGAATTGCCAGATTTACAAGCAAGAATTCAGGTGGCTTTATTTAATATTCTACAAGAAGGTGATATTCAAATTAGAGGTTTTAAATTAAGACTTCCTTTAGATATGCAATTTGTATTTACGGCAAACCCTGAAGATTATACAAATAGAGGAAGTATTGTTACGCCTTTAAAAGACAGAATTGGTTCTCAGATTTTAACACATTATCCAGAAGATATAGAAACGGCAAAAACCATAACGCAACAAGAAGCAAATAAAGCAAGCTCTCAAAAAGACTTTATCCAAATTCCAGAATTGGCAAAAGACTTGTTAGAACAAATTGTTTTTGAAGCGAGAGAAAGCGAATATATTGATGCTAAAAGTGGAGTTAGTGCACGTTTAAGTATCACAGCTTTCGAAAACTTATTAAGTACAGCAGAAAGAAGAGCTTTGCTTTCTGGAGAAGGAAAAACAATGATTCGTTTGAGTGATTTCGACGGAATTATTCCTGCAATTACAGGTAAAGTAGAATTGGTGTATGAAGGTGAGCAAGAAGGAGCACAAGTAGTTGCAGAAAACTTAATTAAAAATGCAATTAAAACATTGTTTCCAACCTATTTTCCTGAAATTAAAAAGTTAGAAAGGCAAGAAGCAGAAACTCCTTATGATGCTATTATTTCTTGGTTTTTTAATACGGATGAAGATTTTGAATTGTTAGATGATTATACAGAAGAAAAATACAAAGCCGAATTAGATAAGGTAAAACCTTTGACTGATTTTGTAAAACAATACCAACCAAACATCAATGAATCTGATGTTTATTTTATGAAAGAATTTGTATTGTGGGCACTTGTAGAGTTTAAAAAATTAAGCAAATATCGCTTTGCAGAAGGAACTCAATTTAAAGATCCTTATGGTAACTTTATAAGTGGATTGTAA
- a CDS encoding DUF5777 family beta-barrel protein, whose amino-acid sequence MMNKKIYQLCTLLFFVVSSSLNAQSLLDKLDNEFPDKPVYEIATFKTTRIGLGHSIETRKKGALQISLYNRYWNIPDFGGERFLADKVSTRYGLEYAFSDNFTVGFGYTNFDEISDGYLKYRLLKQQRGAKKTPITITLLQAISNRKTTSTDLYGKESSDRNYAFTSQVLIARKFNPDLSIQITPTFIHKTATITNDDPSSQFAIGFGGRHKIGGHASIVSEYYYVANPLKSMDTYNAFMLGVNWELSHLLLQFHVTNARNFAEDTFITQTTHNFNFKDPNLHFGFNATFLLHTKKKKLK is encoded by the coding sequence ATGATGAATAAAAAAATATATCAACTATGTACACTGTTGTTTTTTGTTGTAAGTTCTTCATTAAACGCACAAAGTTTATTAGATAAGTTAGACAATGAGTTTCCTGATAAACCTGTTTATGAAATAGCTACTTTTAAAACCACAAGAATTGGTTTAGGTCATTCTATTGAAACGCGTAAAAAAGGCGCTTTACAAATTTCTCTTTACAACAGATATTGGAACATTCCTGATTTTGGAGGAGAACGTTTTTTAGCTGATAAAGTAAGTACACGTTATGGTTTAGAATATGCCTTTTCAGATAATTTTACAGTAGGTTTTGGGTATACAAATTTTGATGAAATTTCTGATGGTTATTTAAAATACAGATTATTAAAACAACAAAGAGGTGCTAAAAAAACACCTATTACAATTACGCTGTTACAAGCAATATCAAATAGAAAAACAACAAGTACAGATCTTTATGGTAAAGAATCTTCTGATAGAAATTATGCTTTTACAAGTCAGGTTTTAATTGCGAGAAAATTTAACCCAGATCTTTCTATTCAAATTACACCAACTTTTATTCATAAAACAGCAACTATTACAAATGATGACCCAAGTAGTCAGTTTGCAATTGGTTTTGGTGGTAGACACAAAATTGGTGGTCATGCATCTATTGTTTCTGAGTATTATTATGTTGCAAACCCTTTAAAATCGATGGACACTTATAATGCTTTTATGTTAGGTGTAAATTGGGAATTAAGTCATTTATTATTACAATTCCATGTTACAAATGCACGTAACTTTGCTGAAGATACTTTTATAACTCAAACTACACATAATTTTAATTTTAAAGACCCTAACTTACATTTTGGTTTTAATGCGACTTTTCTACTACACACAAAAAAGAAAAAATTGAAGTAA
- a CDS encoding LytR/AlgR family response regulator transcription factor, with product MKKDKLYFLTFLSIAVIFLLIASIASQYFIRVSANQLIEVQVESSKREANEVARFIDFQLSSGIKKEDVVKNIQKIISDSNRDTWFISVFNWGGKEVCHPDITKVGQKVTSNQTLLESLKEKNNSEDLYDLLVKRKSTSKEKNAFEIIHISPINNSDLIVAANVNINSIHAQMGTLKRNFYLIFLIMGVLVIILSFVAVRIIGSAYEKQLELKNSNLATEVINLSKLNTDLVSYREKVVEVAEETTVEESSTEIARKRILTYVRNELVPIPIKDIAYVYTENTITYVVCFDGKRSTTNTSLDDMHNNLDATLFFRANRQFIISIAAIDKIIKYGKSQLKILLQSKTSEEIIISKNKAAEFKQWLNI from the coding sequence ATGAAAAAAGACAAACTATACTTTTTAACTTTCTTATCTATTGCAGTTATTTTTTTATTGATAGCATCAATTGCATCTCAATATTTTATAAGAGTAAGTGCAAATCAGTTAATAGAAGTTCAGGTAGAATCTAGTAAAAGAGAAGCAAATGAAGTTGCTCGTTTTATAGATTTTCAACTTTCATCAGGAATTAAAAAAGAAGATGTTGTCAAAAATATTCAAAAAATAATTTCAGATTCAAACAGAGATACTTGGTTTATTAGTGTTTTTAATTGGGGAGGAAAAGAAGTTTGTCATCCAGATATTACCAAGGTTGGCCAAAAAGTAACTTCTAATCAAACGTTATTAGAATCTTTAAAAGAGAAGAACAATTCAGAAGATTTGTACGATTTATTAGTAAAAAGAAAATCGACTTCAAAAGAAAAAAACGCCTTCGAAATAATTCATATTTCACCTATAAATAATTCAGATTTAATAGTTGCAGCCAATGTAAACATCAATAGTATTCATGCCCAAATGGGTACTTTAAAAAGAAATTTCTATCTCATCTTTTTAATAATGGGCGTTTTGGTTATTATTTTATCTTTTGTAGCAGTAAGAATTATTGGTAGTGCTTATGAAAAACAATTAGAATTAAAGAATTCTAATTTAGCAACGGAAGTTATTAATTTATCAAAACTGAATACAGACTTAGTTTCTTATAGGGAAAAAGTAGTTGAGGTTGCAGAAGAAACTACAGTAGAAGAATCATCAACAGAAATAGCAAGAAAAAGAATTCTTACCTATGTTAGAAACGAGTTAGTACCAATTCCAATAAAAGATATTGCCTACGTTTATACAGAAAACACCATTACGTATGTTGTTTGTTTTGATGGTAAAAGATCTACCACAAATACAAGTTTAGATGATATGCATAATAACTTAGATGCAACCTTGTTTTTTAGAGCAAACAGACAATTTATAATTAGCATTGCTGCCATAGATAAAATTATTAAATATGGTAAAAGTCAACTTAAAATCTTGTTGCAATCTAAAACTTCCGAAGAAATTATTATCAGTAAAAACAAAGCAGCAGAATTTAAACAGTGGTTAAATATTTAA
- a CDS encoding vWA domain-containing protein translates to MKNDTKRKGFVFKTYEAENQSPFEMLFDIFKELITHTSGDFDEAIDWLRSLDKEYKLTKEDYTIDDFIEDLKKKGYIKEEIKGDGTGGTKITPKTERAIRQQALNNIFGKIKRSGAGNHKSKSPGIGDEHTGDFRAYQFGDALDKVSMTESIRNAQVNNGIDNFHLTENDLVVEETLHKSQMSTVLMIDISHSMILYGEDRITPAKKVAMALVELITTRYPKDTLDIIVFGNDAWSIKIKDLPYLQVGPYHTNTVAGLQLAMDLLRRKRNTNKQIFMITDGKPSCLRLPDGQYYKNSNGLDKYIVDKCYGMAQQARKLHIPITTFMIAQDPYLMQFVRAFTKANQGKAFYTGLKGLGEMIFEDYETNRKKRIKG, encoded by the coding sequence ATGAAAAATGACACTAAAAGAAAAGGTTTTGTTTTTAAAACCTACGAAGCAGAAAATCAATCTCCTTTTGAGATGCTTTTCGATATTTTTAAAGAACTGATTACACATACTTCTGGCGATTTTGATGAAGCCATAGATTGGTTACGCTCTTTAGATAAAGAATATAAGTTAACAAAAGAGGATTATACCATTGATGATTTTATAGAAGATCTAAAGAAGAAAGGCTACATAAAAGAAGAAATAAAAGGTGATGGAACTGGAGGTACAAAAATTACTCCCAAAACAGAACGTGCTATTCGTCAGCAAGCTTTAAATAATATCTTCGGAAAAATAAAAAGAAGTGGTGCTGGTAATCATAAAAGTAAATCTCCAGGAATTGGAGATGAACATACTGGGGATTTTAGAGCTTATCAATTTGGAGATGCATTAGACAAAGTTTCTATGACAGAAAGCATAAGAAATGCTCAAGTTAATAACGGAATTGATAACTTTCATCTTACAGAAAATGATTTGGTTGTTGAAGAAACGCTGCATAAAAGCCAAATGAGTACTGTGTTAATGATTGATATTAGTCATTCTATGATTTTATATGGAGAGGATAGAATTACTCCTGCCAAAAAAGTGGCGATGGCTTTGGTGGAATTAATTACGACTCGTTATCCAAAAGATACTTTAGATATTATTGTTTTTGGAAACGATGCTTGGTCTATCAAAATTAAAGATTTACCTTATTTACAAGTAGGACCTTATCATACAAATACGGTTGCTGGTTTACAGTTAGCAATGGATTTATTGAGAAGAAAAAGAAATACTAATAAACAGATTTTTATGATTACTGATGGAAAACCAAGTTGTTTGCGTTTGCCAGATGGTCAATATTATAAAAATAGTAATGGATTAGATAAGTACATTGTAGATAAATGTTACGGAATGGCTCAGCAAGCAAGAAAATTGCACATTCCTATCACAACCTTTATGATTGCTCAAGATCCTTATTTAATGCAATTTGTAAGAGCATTTACAAAAGCAAACCAAGGAAAAGCATTTTATACAGGATTAAAAGGTTTGGGTGAGATGATTTTTGAAGATTACGAAACCAATAGAAAAAAACGAATTAAGGGGTAA
- a CDS encoding DUF885 domain-containing protein, with protein MKKGILSIFAFLLLLTSCKQETPKETKITSENSAFNQLLKDYNEGKFKLNPVNATYAGDNRFNDQFPNTLSDEYQLKTKEFYTDYKAKLTSFKDDDLTESQQMSKAVLDWDCEMALAQNSFKNDVLLPINQMWTINLTIGQLASGSSAQPFKTVKDYENWLSRLDKYNVWLQFAKKRMQQGIKEGYVLPKSLTKKIIPQFKTLATVSKSTEGILDFSTHLFYSPINNFPDSFSSEEKNKLTANYTAILNDKLVPSFKALHLFLASDYLNAGLLESGISAIPQGRAYYQHAIKNYTTTNMTADEIYTLGLSEVARILSEMEKVKTTVGFKGSLKDFFNFVRENKALMPYKTPEEILANFNAIHEKMKPQLEKLFGNKPKTAFVVKQTEKFREASASAEYNPGSLDGTRPGVFYTPIPDATKYNVFSDEALFLHEAIPGHHYQISLTQENKDLPDFRKTLWYSAYGEGWALYTENLGKELGLYTDPYQYFGMLGMEMHRAIRLVVDTGLHAKGWSREKAIQYSLENEAEGEASIISEIERYMANPGQALSYKIGQLKIRELRAKAKKQLGKKFDIREFHNQVLETGCIPLALLENKIDNWIASIK; from the coding sequence ATGAAAAAAGGAATCCTATCTATTTTTGCATTTTTGTTACTACTTACTTCTTGTAAACAAGAAACACCAAAAGAAACAAAAATAACTTCAGAAAACTCAGCGTTTAATCAGTTGTTAAAAGATTACAATGAAGGTAAGTTTAAGTTAAACCCGGTTAACGCAACGTATGCAGGAGATAATCGATTTAACGATCAATTTCCAAATACACTGTCTGATGAATATCAACTTAAAACAAAAGAATTTTACACAGATTATAAAGCCAAATTAACAAGTTTTAAAGATGATGATTTAACCGAAAGTCAGCAAATGAGTAAAGCTGTTTTAGATTGGGATTGCGAAATGGCATTGGCTCAAAATAGTTTTAAAAATGATGTATTATTACCTATAAATCAAATGTGGACTATCAATTTAACAATAGGACAATTGGCAAGTGGTAGTAGTGCACAACCTTTTAAAACGGTGAAAGATTACGAAAATTGGTTAAGTCGATTAGACAAATACAATGTTTGGTTACAATTTGCAAAAAAACGAATGCAACAAGGTATTAAGGAAGGTTATGTATTACCAAAATCGTTAACTAAAAAAATAATTCCGCAATTTAAAACATTGGCAACAGTTTCTAAATCTACTGAAGGAATCTTAGATTTTTCTACGCATTTATTTTATTCACCAATTAATAATTTTCCAGACAGTTTTTCATCCGAAGAAAAAAATAAATTAACAGCTAATTATACAGCCATTTTAAATGATAAGTTAGTTCCGTCTTTTAAAGCTTTACATTTATTTTTAGCTTCTGATTATTTAAATGCTGGTTTATTAGAAAGCGGAATTTCTGCAATTCCTCAAGGAAGAGCATATTACCAACACGCCATTAAAAACTACACAACTACCAATATGACAGCAGATGAAATTTATACACTTGGCTTAAGCGAAGTTGCAAGAATTTTATCTGAAATGGAAAAAGTAAAAACAACAGTTGGTTTTAAAGGGAGTTTAAAAGATTTCTTCAATTTTGTTAGAGAAAACAAAGCCTTAATGCCTTATAAAACTCCGGAAGAAATTTTAGCTAATTTTAATGCTATTCATGAAAAAATGAAACCGCAATTAGAAAAATTATTTGGTAATAAACCCAAAACAGCTTTTGTAGTTAAACAAACAGAAAAATTTAGAGAAGCTTCTGCAAGTGCAGAATACAACCCTGGTTCTTTAGATGGTACAAGACCTGGAGTTTTTTATACGCCAATTCCTGATGCTACAAAATACAATGTATTTTCTGATGAAGCTTTGTTTTTACATGAAGCGATTCCAGGACACCATTATCAAATTTCATTAACACAAGAAAATAAAGATTTACCAGATTTTAGAAAAACATTATGGTATAGTGCTTATGGTGAAGGTTGGGCTTTATACACAGAAAACTTGGGTAAAGAGTTAGGTTTGTATACAGATCCTTATCAATATTTTGGAATGTTAGGAATGGAAATGCACCGAGCAATTAGATTAGTTGTAGACACAGGTTTACATGCAAAAGGTTGGAGCAGAGAAAAAGCGATTCAGTATTCTTTAGAGAATGAAGCTGAAGGAGAGGCAAGTATTATTTCTGAAATTGAACGTTATATGGCAAATCCAGGACAAGCATTATCTTATAAAATTGGTCAGTTAAAAATTAGAGAACTACGTGCAAAGGCTAAAAAACAACTAGGTAAAAAATTTGATATTAGAGAATTTCATAATCAAGTTTTAGAAACAGGTTGCATTCCTTTAGCCTTATTAGAAAACAAAATTGATAATTGGATTGCTTCAATAAAGTAA
- a CDS encoding RNA polymerase sigma factor encodes MTNNNDQLYITKVINGDANAFTYLVDTYKNMVFSLAFKMTKNREEAEEISQDSFIKAYKNLKNFKGDSKFSTWMYRIVYHASLDAIKKNKNNNNTLEINEITFNQIKSVDNILEGIERKERSKIMNDCLLKLPEDERSIIWMFYYDELSLKEIIEVTQFSEANIKVKLHRARKKLLAIVEENVEPEIISHYGRK; translated from the coding sequence ATGACCAACAACAACGACCAACTATATATTACTAAAGTCATCAATGGAGATGCAAATGCTTTTACGTATCTTGTTGATACGTATAAGAACATGGTTTTTAGTTTGGCGTTTAAAATGACTAAGAATAGGGAAGAAGCAGAAGAAATTAGTCAGGATAGTTTTATAAAAGCATATAAAAATTTAAAGAATTTTAAAGGAGATTCAAAATTTTCTACTTGGATGTATCGCATTGTGTATCATGCAAGTTTAGATGCTATCAAAAAGAATAAAAATAATAATAACACGTTAGAGATTAACGAAATTACATTCAATCAGATAAAATCTGTTGATAATATTCTGGAGGGAATAGAAAGAAAGGAACGTTCTAAAATTATGAACGATTGTTTGTTAAAGTTGCCAGAAGATGAACGTTCTATTATTTGGATGTTTTATTATGATGAATTAAGTTTGAAAGAAATTATAGAAGTAACTCAATTTTCTGAAGCCAATATAAAAGTGAAGTTACACAGAGCTAGAAAGAAATTATTAGCAATTGTTGAAGAAAATGTAGAACCAGAAATAATAAGTCATTATGGAAGAAAATAA
- a CDS encoding OB-fold protein has translation MKKKNNILYIFIALLLLVNGYYYVVPYFTNSNKNLELVAHEASINSNDLIDSFLISEAKTNELYSGKIIEVSGFVKEVTFLNNRNTVILYSQHKTSGVICDIHPSQIEKVKNLKEHQKIVVKGICKGFLKDVILLNCYIDLKLNE, from the coding sequence ATGAAGAAAAAAAATAACATTCTTTACATTTTTATTGCCCTTTTACTTTTAGTAAATGGCTATTATTATGTAGTTCCTTATTTTACAAATTCTAACAAAAACTTAGAATTAGTAGCACATGAAGCTTCTATTAATTCTAACGATTTAATAGATTCTTTTTTAATAAGTGAAGCAAAAACCAATGAGCTGTATTCTGGAAAAATAATAGAAGTATCTGGTTTTGTAAAGGAAGTTACTTTTTTAAATAACAGAAATACAGTAATATTGTACAGTCAGCATAAAACATCTGGAGTTATTTGTGACATACATCCAAGTCAAATTGAAAAAGTAAAAAATTTAAAAGAGCATCAAAAAATAGTTGTAAAAGGCATTTGCAAAGGTTTTTTAAAAGATGTAATACTGTTAAACTGTTATATAGATTTAAAACTGAATGAATAA
- a CDS encoding YdeI/OmpD-associated family protein: MSKKPELYFKNDVEWRTWLSENHNISIGIYLIFYKVANEEESMRWEEAVKVALCFGWIDSTVKSLGNGKRRQYFCKRNTKSIWSALNKKYIQELISQNLMHQKGLEIIEIGKKNGSWSALDAVEKGIIPEDLQIEFNANTAAFTNFKNFAPSYKKSYLYWLQQAKRETTRQNRIIEIIRLCNENIKTRGNW; this comes from the coding sequence ATGTCTAAAAAACCAGAATTGTATTTTAAAAATGATGTTGAATGGCGAACTTGGTTGTCTGAAAATCATAATATTTCCATTGGAATTTATCTTATCTTTTATAAGGTAGCAAATGAAGAGGAATCAATGCGTTGGGAAGAAGCTGTAAAGGTTGCCTTATGTTTTGGTTGGATAGATTCTACCGTTAAAAGTTTAGGAAACGGTAAACGAAGGCAATACTTCTGTAAACGAAATACTAAAAGTATTTGGAGTGCTTTAAATAAAAAATATATTCAAGAATTAATTTCTCAAAACTTAATGCATCAAAAAGGTTTAGAAATTATTGAAATTGGAAAGAAAAACGGTTCTTGGTCTGCTCTAGATGCTGTTGAAAAAGGAATAATTCCAGAAGATTTACAAATAGAATTTAATGCTAATACAGCAGCATTTACAAACTTTAAAAACTTTGCTCCTAGTTATAAAAAGAGTTATTTGTATTGGTTACAACAAGCAAAAAGAGAAACTACAAGACAAAACCGAATTATAGAAATAATTCGGCTTTGTAATGAAAATATTAAAACTCGTGGAAACTGGTAA
- a CDS encoding DUF6249 domain-containing protein: MEVAVLAVIFGSIFGVFYLYFSTRNKERLALIEKGVDATIFMKGQQNKKAAPFWKVLILNLGLLAMGVGVGILLGTLLSYHFGYEGSWQNRPQNAIDSGVFYAASIFLCAGGALLIGFNQTKKLDKE, encoded by the coding sequence ATGGAAGTAGCAGTTTTAGCAGTAATATTTGGAAGCATCTTTGGCGTATTCTATTTATATTTTTCTACAAGAAACAAAGAACGTTTAGCTTTAATAGAAAAAGGTGTTGATGCCACTATTTTTATGAAAGGACAACAAAATAAAAAAGCAGCTCCGTTTTGGAAAGTATTAATTTTAAACCTTGGTTTATTAGCAATGGGAGTTGGAGTTGGAATCTTATTAGGAACTTTATTAAGTTACCATTTTGGTTATGAAGGTTCTTGGCAAAACAGACCTCAAAATGCAATAGATTCTGGAGTATTTTATGCTGCTTCAATTTTTCTATGTGCTGGTGGCGCTTTATTGATTGGTTTTAATCAAACAAAAAAATTAGACAAAGAGTAA
- a CDS encoding YceI family protein encodes MNKIFPLFLLITLFSGFNSDDNQFIARQGHISFFSYASMENIEAQNNQVLSILDLKNEKIAVSMLMRAFVFKKDLMYEHFNESYIESDIYPKATFEGDIINFEPSLDKQTKIIRGNLTIHGIAKEIDIKTTIEKVNGTYALSGEYNVFVKDFDIKIPPILSSNIAKMITIKFSFQYQSYDE; translated from the coding sequence ATGAATAAAATATTCCCTTTATTTTTATTAATTACCTTATTTTCTGGTTTTAATTCTGATGACAATCAGTTTATAGCAAGACAAGGACACATCTCTTTCTTTTCTTATGCTTCTATGGAAAACATTGAAGCACAAAACAACCAAGTATTAAGTATTTTAGATCTTAAAAACGAAAAAATTGCAGTAAGTATGTTAATGCGTGCTTTTGTCTTTAAAAAGGATTTAATGTACGAACATTTTAATGAGAGTTATATTGAATCAGATATTTATCCGAAAGCAACTTTTGAAGGAGATATCATCAATTTTGAGCCTTCTTTAGATAAGCAAACTAAAATTATAAGAGGTAATTTAACCATTCATGGAATTGCAAAAGAAATAGATATTAAAACAACTATAGAAAAGGTGAATGGCACTTATGCTCTTTCTGGTGAATACAATGTGTTTGTTAAAGATTTTGATATTAAAATTCCACCTATTTTGTCTAGCAATATTGCAAAAATGATTACTATAAAATTCAGCTTTCAATACCAATCTTATGATGAATAA
- a CDS encoding M28 family peptidase has translation MKKFTLLFLFISISISAQTDSKIYDIINAVSADRIKADVKTLTEFGTRNTFSDTISNTRGIGAARRWIKSEFDNISKNCNNCINTFYQKDFVSKKGNRRVPHDAWVVNVVAVQKGTKYPNKYVIMSGDIDSRASDTMDFTTDAPGANDNASGMAGTIEAARVLSKYKFESSIIYVGLSGEEQGLFGGAGLAKYAKEKGWEIIGVLNNDMIGNIKGVDGVIDNRTFRIFSEPVPANETEKQRKMRRFYGGEVDGISRQLARYIHKTTKTYMPEMNPMMIYRLDRFGRGGHHRPFNDLGFPGIRIMEAHENYTQQHQDIRIENGIKYGDTFENVNFEYAKKLTAVNAISMAGLAFAPPSPTEVSIGGIVEASVKLKWNKVEGAKGYKIYWRDTTSPTWDHSRYVETTEFTLEGIVIDNFFFGVAAVGKNGHESVVVFPNKIWR, from the coding sequence ATGAAAAAATTCACACTCCTATTCTTATTTATTTCAATATCAATTTCTGCACAAACAGATTCAAAAATATACGACATTATAAATGCTGTTTCTGCGGATAGAATTAAGGCTGATGTAAAAACGTTGACTGAATTTGGCACAAGAAATACATTTTCTGATACCATTTCTAACACTCGCGGAATTGGTGCTGCAAGACGTTGGATAAAATCTGAATTTGATAACATTTCTAAAAATTGCAATAATTGTATAAACACGTTTTATCAAAAGGATTTTGTTTCCAAAAAAGGTAACAGAAGAGTACCTCATGATGCATGGGTTGTAAATGTTGTTGCAGTTCAAAAAGGAACAAAATACCCAAATAAATATGTTATTATGAGCGGAGATATTGATTCTCGTGCAAGTGATACAATGGATTTTACCACAGATGCTCCAGGTGCAAATGATAATGCTTCAGGAATGGCAGGAACTATAGAAGCTGCTAGAGTTTTAAGCAAATATAAATTTGAAAGCAGTATTATTTACGTTGGGCTTTCTGGAGAAGAACAAGGTTTATTTGGTGGCGCAGGTTTGGCTAAATATGCAAAAGAAAAAGGTTGGGAAATTATCGGTGTTTTAAATAATGATATGATAGGTAATATTAAAGGAGTTGATGGTGTTATAGATAACAGAACTTTTAGAATTTTCTCTGAACCGGTTCCTGCAAATGAAACCGAGAAACAAAGAAAAATGCGTCGTTTTTATGGTGGTGAAGTAGATGGAATTTCGCGTCAATTGGCAAGATATATTCACAAAACAACCAAAACGTATATGCCAGAAATGAACCCAATGATGATTTATCGACTAGATAGATTTGGACGTGGAGGACATCACAGACCGTTTAACGATTTAGGTTTTCCTGGAATTAGAATTATGGAAGCGCATGAAAATTACACACAACAGCATCAAGATATTAGAATAGAAAATGGTATAAAATATGGTGATACTTTTGAGAATGTAAATTTTGAATATGCTAAGAAATTAACTGCTGTAAATGCAATATCAATGGCAGGTTTAGCTTTTGCGCCACCAAGTCCTACTGAAGTTTCTATTGGAGGAATTGTGGAAGCTTCTGTAAAATTAAAATGGAATAAAGTTGAAGGTGCAAAAGGGTATAAAATTTATTGGAGAGATACTACTTCCCCAACTTGGGATCATTCTAGATATGTAGAAACTACCGAATTTACTTTAGAAGGAATTGTAATTGATAATTTCTTTTTTGGAGTTGCTGCCGTTGGAAAAAATGGTCATGAAAGTGTTGTTGTTTTTCCAAATAAAATTTGGAGATAA